In Rhododendron vialii isolate Sample 1 chromosome 9a, ASM3025357v1, the following are encoded in one genomic region:
- the LOC131299899 gene encoding late embryogenesis abundant protein At1g64065-like: MYDKELRRQKHKKWLLYAVAFIIFQSAIIALFTLTIMKVRNPKFRVRSASFDTIEIPTANTSFNFNSNVQLGIKNTNFGPYKYDNSTITFYYGDTEVGSATISKSKAQFRRTKKFNVAVSLASTNLAANSQLATDIGSGIVPLSSQSKLTGKVELMLIFKKKKSVNMNCTMEINISARSLQNIVCK; encoded by the coding sequence ATGTATGACAAGGAGCTTCGCCGCCAAAAGCACAAGAAATGGTTGTTGTACGCTGTGGCCTTCATCATTTTTCAATCCGCAATCATAGCCCTCTTCACCCTCACAATCATGAAAGTCCGGAATCCCAAGTTCCGGGTCAGGTCCGCTTCCTTCGACACCATTGAAATTCCAACGGCGAACACTTCCTTCAACTTCAATTCCAACGTCCAGCTTGGGATCAAGAACACCAATTTCGGACCCTACAAATATGACAACAGCACAATTACCTTTTACTACGGCGATACGGAGGTTGGAAGTGCTACTATCTCCAAATCGAAAGCCCAATTCCGAAGGACCAAGAAGTTTAACGTTGCAGTGAGCCTTGCTTCGACCAATCTAGCAGCGAATTCGCAACTGGCGACTGATATAGGCTCTGGGATCGTGCCGCTGAGCAGCCAATCGAAACTGACCGGAAAGGTTGAACTGATGCTTattttcaagaagaagaagtccgTCAACATGAATTGCACTATGGAAATAAATATCAGCGCACGATCACTCCAGAATATCGTGTGCAAGTAG
- the LOC131299900 gene encoding late embryogenesis abundant protein At1g64065-like translates to MHDKELRREKRKKWLLYSLAFIIFQSAIIALFTLTVMKVRSPKFLVRSATFDTFDIQSTTNPLFSLRTNIVLAIKNANFGPYKYDNSTVYFYYGNTEVGSAIIPKSKAQFRRTKKFTVGLDLASTNLAGNSQLATDISSGIVPLSSRSTLTGKVELMLIFKKKKSVNMNCTMEINTNTQMLQNVVCK, encoded by the coding sequence ATGCATGACAAGGAGCTTCGTCGTGAAAAGCGCAAGAAATGGTTGTTGTACAGTTTGGCCTTTATCATTTTTCAATCCGCAATCATAGCCCTCTTCACCCTCACAGTAATGAAGGTCCGGAGTCCCAAGTTCCTGGTCAGGTCCGCCACGTTTGACACCTTCGATATCCAATCGACAACGAACCCTTTGTTCAGTTTGAGGACCAACATTGTACTTGCTATCAAGAACGCCAATTTCGGACCCTACAAGTACGACAACAGCACCGTTTACTTCTACTACGGCAACACAGAGGTTGGAAGTGCTATTATCCCCAAATCGAAAGCCCAATTCCGCAGAACCAAGAAGTTTACTGTTGGACTGGACCTTGCTTCAACCAATCTAGCCGGGAATTCGCAATTGGCGACTGATATAAGCTCTGGGATCGTGCCTTTGAGCAGCCGATCGACATTGACCGGGAAGGTGGAATTGATgctcattttcaaaaagaagaagtccgTTAACATGAATTGCACTATGGAAATAAATACAAACACACAAATGCTCCAGAATGTCGTGTGCAAGTGA